A single Oncorhynchus kisutch isolate 150728-3 linkage group LG19, Okis_V2, whole genome shotgun sequence DNA region contains:
- the stag2b gene encoding cohesin subunit SA-2: MIAAPELPSEFHYPQDSDTRFSSDTDFSEAPDVSINPTKGKGGKKGKKAAGEKGKGGKGVGGAGRMNGHYQENGMENLMLFEVVKMGKSAMQSVVDDWIEAYKTDRDMALLDLINFFIQCSGCKGVVSGEMFRNMQNSEIIRRMTEEFDEDSGDYPLTMAGPLWKKFKGSFCEFIAVLVRQCQYSIIYDEYLMDTVISLLTGLSDSQVRAFRHTSTLAAMKLMTALVNVALNLSINMDNTQRQYETERNKNVAKRANDRLELLLQKRKELQENQDEIENMMNAIFKGVFVHRYRDAIAEIRAITIEEIGMWMKLYSDAFLNDSYLKYVGWTMHDKQGEVRLKCLTALQGLYYNRELNTRLELFTSRFKDRIVSMTLDKEYDVAVQAIKLLTLVLHSTDEVLSPEDCESVYHLVYSAHRPVAIAAGEFLFKKLFSTREPEEEGAPKRRGRQSPNANLIKTTVFFFLESELHEHAAYLVDSLWESGADLLKDWECMTSLLLDDPVPGEEALTDRQETALIEIMLCTVRQAAECHPPVGRGTGKRVMTAKEKKTQLDDRTRMTELFAVTLPPLLAKYSIDTEKVTNLLQLPQFFDLDIYTTGRLEKHLEALLRQIREIVEKHTDTEVLEACSKTYHALCNEEFTIFNRVDIARSQLLDELVDKFNRLLEDFLQEGEEPDDDDAYQVLSTLKRITAFHNAHDLSQWDLFSSNFKLLNTGIENGDMPEQIVVHALQCTHYVVLWYLAKVSEGSHRKEELVSLRKQMRMFCLMCQRYLTNVNTTVKEQAFTILCDVLLVFSHQMVSGGREQLEPLVYSPDDSLQTELLSFILHHVFIDQDDDNGSTDGQQDDEAAKIEALHKRRNLLAAYCKLIIYNVVEMNTGADIFKQYMRYYNDYGDIIKETMSKTRQIDKIQCAKTLILSLQQLFHEMLSELGTGFDRSSSAFCGIKELARRFSLTFGLDQVKTRDAIAMLHKDGIEFAFKEPSPQGEGNPPLHLAFLDILSEFSSKLMRQDKRTVHMYLERFMTFQMALQRDDCWLPLISYRNSLQAGGDDDTMSVVSGYSSRGSSVRSKKIKAATPTATVAAAKRKLPEAEESSSSSADMSWQHQSMQTPVMMPSPHLTSTMMRGPGDMREEAKRGRDDSYMGVYALPSDSQQHPHPHTLPQTPQLHQTPIDYNTQVTWMLAQRQQEEVRQQQERAMNYAKLRTNLQQAIRRGTGLMEEDEEPIVEDVMMSSEGRMEDLNEGMDFDTMDIDLPPSKNRRERSELKPDYFDPGSIMDESVLGVSMF, translated from the exons ATGATAGCAGCACCAGAGTTACCGTCAGAGTTCCACTATCCTCA GGATTCGGACACCCGTTTCTCCTCAGACACAGACTTCTCTGAGGCTCCTGATGTCAGTATCAACCCAACCAAAGGAAAG GGGGGGAAGAAGGGGAAGAAGGCGGCAGGAGAGAAGGGTAAAGGAGGGAAGGGAGTGGGGGGTGCAGGGAGGATGAACGGCCACTACCAGGAGAATGGCATGGAGAACCTGATGCTGTTCGAGGTTGTCAAGATGGGCAAAAGCgccatgcag TCTGTGGTGGATGACTGGATTGAGGCATATAAAACGGACAGGGACATGGCTCTGCTAGACCTCATCAACTTCTTCATCCAGTGTTCTGGCTGTAAAGGAGTGGTCAGTGGAGAGATGTTCCGAAACATGCAGAACTCTGAGATCATCAGGAGGATGACGGAGGAGTTTGACGAG GACAGCGGAGACTACCCTCTGACCATGGCAGGTCCGCTGTGGAAGAAGTTTAAGGGTAGTTTCTGTGAGTTCATTGCTGTCTTGGTGAGACAGTGTCAGTACAGCATCATCTATGATGAGTACCTCATGGACACGGTCATATCGCTCCTCACCGGACTGTCGGACTCACAGGTCCGAGCCTTCAGGCACACCAGCACACTGGCAG ctatGAAACTGATGACAGCCCTGGTGAATGTAGCTCTGAACCTGAGCATCAACATGGACAACACACAGCGGCAGtacgagacagagagaaacaagaaTGTCGCCAAGAGAGCCAACGACCGGCTGGAGCTACTGCTGCAGAAACGCAAAGAG CTTCAAGAAAATCAAGACGAAATTGAAAACATGATGAATGCTATATTCAAGGGTGTGTTTGTACACCGATATCG TGATGCCATAGCAGAGATCAGAGCTATCACTATAGAGGAGATAGGAATGTGGATGAAGCTGTACAGTGATGCCTTCCTCAACGACAGCTACCTGAAATACGTAGGCTGGACCATGCACGACAAG caaggCGAGGTACGTCTGAAATGTTTGACAGCTCTGCAGGGTCTCTACTACAACAGAGAACTGAACACCAGACTGGAGCTGTTCACCAGCCGCTTCAAG GACCGCATCGTCTCCATGACTCTAGACAAGGAGTACGATGTCGCAGTACAAGCAATTAAACTGCTCACTCTGGTACTACA tagtacAGATGAGGTACTGAGCCCGGAGGACTGTGAGAGCGTCTATCACCTGGTCTACTCCGCCCACCGACCGGTCGCCATAGCAGCTGGGGAGTTCCTCTTCAAGAA ACTGTTCAGTACGCGGGAGCCAGAAGAGGAGGGTGCCCccaagaggagaggaagacaaaGCCCCAATGCCAACCTCATCAAAACTACTGTTTTCTTCTTCCTTGAGagcgag CTCCATGAGCACGCTGCGTACCTGGTGGACTCTCTGTGGGAGAGTGGAGCAGACCTACTGAAGGACTGGGAGTGTATGACCAGCCTGCTACTGGACGACCCTGTGCCAGGGGAGGAAg ccctgacagacagacaggagacggcTCTCATAGAGATAATGCTGTGTACGGTGCGCCAGGCAGCAGAGTGCCACCCACCCGTAGGCCGTGGAACTGGGAAGAGG GTGATGACAGCGAAGGAGAAGAAGACCCAGCTAGATGACAGGACCAGAATGACAGAGCTGTTTGCTGTGACATTACCCCCTCTGCTGGCCAAG TACTCCATAGATACAGAGAAGGTGACCAACCTGCTGCAGCTCCCTCAGTTCTTTGACCTGGATATCTACACCACAGGACGACTAGAGAAG CACTTGGAGGCGTTGCTGCGTCAGATCAGGGAGATCGtggagaaacacacagacacagaggttcTGGAGGCGTGCTCGAAGACCTACCACGCTCTCTGCAACGAGGAGTTCACCATCTTCAACAGAGTGGACATTGCCAGGTCACAGCTTCTGGATGAACTGGTGGACAAATTCAACAGACTGCTGGAAGACTTCTTACAAGAg GGTGAGGagcctgatgatgatgatgcctaCCAGGTCCTGTCTACTCTCAAGAGAATCACAGCATTCCACAA TGCCCATGACCTGTCCCAGTGGGATCTGTTCAGCAGTAACTTCAAGTTGCTCAACACGGGCATTGAGAACGGTGACATGCCAGAGCAGATAGTGGTCCATGCTCTACAGTGTACCCACTACGTTGTCCTGTGGTACTTGGCCAAGGTCTCGGAGGGCAGCCACAGAAAG GAGGAGCTGGTGAGCCTGAGGAAACAGATGCGGATGTTCTGTCTGATGTGTCAACGTTACCTCACCAACGTCAACACAACGGTCAAGGAACAG gcGTTCACCATCCTGTGTGATGTGTTGCTGGTCTTTAGTCATCAGATGGTATCGGGAGGCAGAGAGCAGCTGGAGCCGCTGGTCTACAGTCCTGATGACTCGTTACAGACAGAACTACTGTCCTTCATACTGCACCATGTGTTTATAGACCAGGACGATGACAACGGcagcacag ATGGCCAGCAGGATGACGAGGCAGCGAAGATAGAAGCTCTTCACAAGAGACGTAACCTCCTGGCGGCCTACTGTAAACTTATCATCTATAACGTAGTAGAGATGAACACTGGCGCTGACATCTTTAAGCAGTACATGAGG taTTATAATGACTATGGTGACATCATCAAGGAGACCATGTCAAAGACCAGACAGATAGACAAGATCCAATGTGCCAAGACACTCATCCTCAGTCTACAACAG TTGTTCCATGAGATGTTGTCAGAGTTGGGGACAGGATTTGACCGCTCGTCCTCGGCGTTCTGTGGGATCAAGGAGCTGGCCAGACGTTTCTCTCTCACCTTTGGTCTGGACCAGGTCAAAACACGAGATGCTATCGCCATGCTGCACAA GGATGGTATAGAGTTTGCGTTTAAGGAGCCCAGTCCACAGGGAGAGGGCAACCCTCCTCTTCACCTGGCCTTCTTAGACATCCTCTCTGAGTTTTCCTCCAAACTAATGAGGCAGGACAAGAGGACTGT TCATATGTATCTGGAGAGGTTCATGACCTTCCAGATGGCCCTCCAGAGAGACGACTGCTGGCTACCGCTCATCTCCTACAGGAACTCCCTGCAGGCCGGCGGGGATGATGACACCATGTCTGTTGTCTCCGGCTACTCCTCCAGAGGGTCGTCGGTCAGATCCAAGAAGATCAAGGCTGCTACTCCCACTGCTACTGTCGCTGCAGCTAAGAGGAAACTCCCTGAAG CTGAGgagagcagtagcagcagtgcagATATGTCGTGGCAGCACCAGAGCATGCAGACGCCCGTGATGATGCCCTCCCCCCACCTCACCTCTACCATGATGAGAGGACCAGGGGACATGAGGGAGGAGGCCAAACGGGGGAGAGACGACAGCTACATGGGAGTGTACGCCCTCCCTTCAGACTCCCAGCAGCATCCTCACCCTCACACACTCCCCCAAACCCCTCAACTCCACCAGACACCCATTGACTACAA TACCCAGGTGACGTGGATGCTGGCTCAGAGGCAGCAGGAGGAGGTTCGTCAGCAGCAGGAGAGAGCCATGAACTACGCCAAGCTCAGAACCAACCTGCAACAGGCCAT tcggCGTGGTACAGGGCtgatggaggaggatgaggagcctATCGTAGAGGACGTGATGATGTCGTCAGAGGGTCGTATGGAAGACCTCAACGAGGGCATGGACTTTGACACCATGGACATCGACCTG cCCCCCTctaagaacaggagagagagatcagagctgAAACCAGACTACTTTGACCCTGGTTCTATCATGGACGAGTCT GTCCTTGGAGTGTCCATGTTTTAA